AATAGATTTTAGATTACAGAGTACAAGCTTTAGCGGAAAGGTTACGGATTGCAGGCGATTGGTTAACAACCTTTAACATTTAATAAAGAGAGACGGAGACACAGCGATTGATCTATCTCCATGTCTCCGTATTTGAGAAATCTTATGATGGCTAATGGCTGAATGCGTCTTAAATCACGCCTAATATGTATTAGAAGCTAAAACCCTTACTCTGCGGTCATTTCTTCTGACTATTCCCTATTCCTAGCAAGGGTTTCAGGGTGTTCGCATCAGGCGTAAATCACAACAATCCCACAAAATGTAAGGGCCCGTGACCGCTAACCAACTCTAAAATCAAAGCAATAAAGCCCAACATTGCCAAACGACCATTCCAAACTTCCGCAGCAGAGGTCATCCCCCATTCCCAACGTTCTTGGGGGTACATTTTCATCTTTTCTTTCTTCGGACGCACCACTTCGGAGAAAGTGCGAGAGGGGGTGTTCAAAGCATTCACGACTAAGGACTTCAAGGAGTTAATGAAAATGGGATGGGTGTTGAGCGCCGGAACGCGACGAAAATTCCCAATCCCCGCTTCTTCTGCAATTTCTCGGTATTCGATATCGATCTCTTGTAGGGTTTCGATGTGTTCTGACACAAAGCTAATGGGAACGACAACGATTTCCTCGATTCCCTTTTCCCCTAATTCTTTGAGCGCATCTTCAGTGTAAGGTTTGAGCCATTCTACGGGCCCTACGCGACTTTGGTATGCCAGGGTATGCTCGTTGGGACGATTGAGGGTTTGCATAATACGATTGGTGCAATCCTCAATTTCCTGTTGGTAGGGATCGCCGCCTTCTGTGACGTAGCTGAGGGGAACGCCGTGAGCGCTAAAGAAGATGTGGGCGCGATCGGGATTGGGGAATTCCGCAAGTTTTTGGGC
This genomic stretch from Lusitaniella coriacea LEGE 07157 harbors:
- the hemH gene encoding ferrochelatase, with product MARVGVLLLNLGGPDRLEDVGQFLFNLFSDPEIIRLPFPWMQKPLAWFIATRRAKTSQENYKQIGGGSPLREITEQQAQALESKLREAGEDATVYVGMRYWHPFTEEAIAQIRRDRVENLVILPLYPQFSISTSGSSFRLLEQLWNANPELQDIDYTVIPSWYKDPGYLQAMADLIAQKLAEFPNPDRAHIFFSAHGVPLSYVTEGGDPYQQEIEDCTNRIMQTLNRPNEHTLAYQSRVGPVEWLKPYTEDALKELGEKGIEEIVVVPISFVSEHIETLQEIDIEYREIAEEAGIGNFRRVPALNTHPIFINSLKSLVVNALNTPSRTFSEVVRPKKEKMKMYPQERWEWGMTSAAEVWNGRLAMLGFIALILELVSGHGPLHFVGLL